The following proteins are encoded in a genomic region of Hippoglossus hippoglossus isolate fHipHip1 chromosome 3, fHipHip1.pri, whole genome shotgun sequence:
- the psmc3 gene encoding 26S proteasome regulatory subunit 6A, which translates to MASLSDKSVWDEVEDGIGEEVLKMSTEEIVQRTRLLDSEIKIMKSEVLRVTHELQAMKDKIKENTEKIKVNKTLPYLVSNVIELLDVDPNDQEEDGANVDLDSQRKGKCAVIKTSTRQTYFLPVIGLVDAEKLKPGDLVGVNKDSYLILETLPTEYDSRVKAMEVDERPTEQYSDIGGLDKQIQELVEAIVLPMNHKEKFENLGIQPPKGVLMYGPPGTGKTLLARACAAQTKATFLKLAGPQLVQMFIGDGAKLVRDAFALAKEKAPSIIFIDELDAIGTKRFDSEKAGDREVQRTMLELLNQLDGFQPNMQVKVIAATNRVDILDPALLRSGRLDRKIEFPMPNEEARARIMQIHSRKMNVSPDVNYEELARCTDDFNGAQCKAVCVEAGMIALRRGATELNHEDYMEGILEVQAKKKANLQYYA; encoded by the exons ATGGCGTCGCTGAGTGACAAGTCGGTTTGGGACGAGGTGGAGGATGGCATCGGGGAAGAAGTTCTTAAAATGTCCACGGAGGAGATCGTCCAGCGAACTCGGCTCCTCGACAGCGAGATAAAGATCATGAAGAGCGAGGTGCTGAGGGTGACCCACGAGCTGCAGGCCATGAAGGACAAGATCAAGGAAAACACGGAGAAGATAAAGGTGAACAAAACGCTGCCGTACCTGGTGTCGAATGTCATCGAGCTGCTGGATGTGGACCCCAACGACCAGGAGGAGGACGGGGCCAACGTGGACCTGGACTCCCAGAGGAAAGGAAAGTGCGCCGTCATAAAGACTTCGACACGGCAGACCTACTTCCTGCCGGTGATCGGGCTGGTGGACGCCGAGAAGCTGAAGCCCGGGGACCTGGTGGGTGTCAACAAAGACTCCTATCTGATCCTGGAGACCCTACCCACCGAGTACGACTCCAGGGTGAAGGCCATGGAGGTGGACGAGCGCCCCACAGAGCAGTACAGCGACATCGGAGGGCTGGACAAGCAGAtccaggagctggtggaggccATAGTCTTGCCCATGAACCACAAGGAGAAGTTTGAAAACCTGGGCATCCAGCCACCCAAGGGGGTCCTGATGTATGGGCCACCTGGCACAGGGAAGACCCTCCTGGCCAGGGCCTGCGCCGCTCAGACCAAGGCCACCTTCCTGAAGCTGGCCGGTCCACAGCTGGTCCAGATGTTCATCGGAGATGGAGCCAAGCTGGTGAGAGACGCCTTCGCCCTGGCCAAAGAGAAGGctccatccatcatcttcatcgACGAGCTGGACGCCATCGGAACCAAGAGGTTTGACAGTGAGAAGGCGGGAGACAGAGAGGTGCAGAGGACCATGCTGGAGCTGCTCAACCAGCTGGATGGATTTCAGCCCAACATGCAGGTCAAG GTGATTGCGGCCACCAACAGAGTGGACATCTTGGACCCTGCTCTGCTCCGTTCAGGTCGTCTCGACAGGAAGATTGAGTTCCCCATGCCCAACGAAGAGGCCAGAGCTCGCATCATGCAGATTCACTCCCGCAAGATGAACGTCAGTCCGGACGTCAACTACGAGGAGCTGGCTCGCTGCACCGACGACTTCAACGGAGCCCAGTGCAAAGCGGTGTGTGTGGAGGCTGGTATGATCGCGCTGCGTCGTGGAGCCACAGAGCTGAACCATGAGGATTACATGGAGGGAATTCTGGAGGTCCAGGCCAAGAAGAAGGCCAATCTCCAGTACTACGCCTGA